A stretch of DNA from Roseofilum casamattae BLCC-M143:
ATCTGAGGACGAAATTATCGCTTGGATAAATTAATGCCCTATTGTTGACCTGCAATCCTTGATGGATGTCCCCCCAGTGAGGATTTTAGGTCTTGTCTATCTTCAGCAACACGCTCGAGGCTAGGGGCCAGTTAGCCGGAGTTGATTGCACGCGGTTTTATATAGATTACAAGCGTTCGGGCAAGAAAAGGAAGGTCTCTTCAAGAGACTTAAAATTTCGACATGACACGGCTAAGGGTTCGGCAAGCCATGCTAACTCAAGCGCTTCACCATCCAAGTCGAGAGGGATTGAAATCCGAGCTTATCGTAGAGCGCGATCGCCGGTTGATTATCGCAGAAGACTTGCAAGCTCATCTGTTGCTCTCCTGCTTGTTTCGCATAGGTTTCGGCGCGCTCCATCAGGGCCGAACCGAGTCCCTGACGGCGGTGTTCTGGGATAATATACAGGAGAAAAATATGGCTGTGTTGCGCTCCATTAATTTGATCCACGGCTCGTCCCATCCACAAACAGCCTACAGGTTCGGCGCGCGGTGTGGAGGAGAGAAAGTCGGAAATTTCGGGGTCTTCAGCTTTTTCTACCCACCAAAGGGGTGTCGTTTGGGAAAAGTGTAGGTCTATGGCTTGGTTCAGATGAGAAAAATCTTGTCCGGGGAACAATTCTGCATAGGTTTGATGCATAAACTTCACCAGGCGATCGCGCTCGATCGCCCATCCCACCCGAATCCGATATCCTGGAATTAACTGATTCTGTACCATTCTACCTCTCCCTATTATGGGAAAAGCTTACCATAACTGGGTTTCACCCACTAGAGGTACAGATGCGCTCAAGCATCACTCACCGAGTCATTCGTTTCAGTCTCCACTGTCTCGGGAGTTTCTACCGGCTCGGGAATGGCATCTTGGAGTTGTTTTATCTCTCGTGGCGAAACCATTCCGACTAACAGCTCTTTCAGCTCTAATTTTTTATCTTTATTCAGGGAAGTTTTGTGCAGTTGAACGACAGAGTCAGCCGTGCCATCTTCCGGAGGCAGTTGCACGTAGACTTCGATACTGGGAATGGGAATATCAACTTGAGTATTAATCAACTCTCCGGCTTTCAAATAATTATCGCTATTGAGAAACCCGATAAACTCTTCCGATCGCTCGTCCGAGACATTTCCAACGCGCTGGGGGTCTTCATACCAGCGATCGCTCGTTTCGCAAAACGGTTGCTTAGCAGCCCGAAATCCTCCTGTAGTGGCGATCGTCCCAATAATCAGTAATTCCACACCGCGATAAATCCAAACCCCAATTCCATTTACCGGAATTCCGCCACTGCTCGATCGCGACAGTTCCATTCCTTGTTGTGCGCTAAATTGCAAATAGCCCAGAAATCCCGATTGCCCAGTGTGCTCGATTAAGATGGTATCAATGGCTAATTGCACCAGCTCTTCTTCTGTTATTTCTCCATTGCTTGCGGCTAGTGCATCTTGCAATTCTTCGCTATATTCTTCTCGGAAGTCTCGCCCGACAATTCTCTGAAAGTTTAAGTAATCAAAACCCTGCATTCCACCGTAGATCGAAAACCCCGTTAAAGCGCCAAATACGCCTGCGAGGATCGGATTTCGTACTTTACCTTGTTTCACCGCAATATGAGTGGCACCTCCTCCTAAAAGTCCCATTCCGAGGGGAAACAGCACGATTAAATATAAGAAGTTACCGATAAAACTGGTTATCCCGCCAACGACACCACCAGCAATGACAGCGGAAAGGATCAGCCATTGATAGCCGGAAAGGGGAGTAATGTTACTGGGTTTATAGGATTTCATGAGCTAAGAGGTTAGATGAGTAGGGATTGAATTTTTATCACAAAGGAGTATTGCAGACTAGGGTCGCGCGATCGCTACGTTCAATCTTGACACTACAGCTCTAACTTCCCAGTTAATCTTCATATGTTTTTCATCTCTCTCATTCCCTCGACGAATCTCAGTTCGAGCGATCGACGTTATACTAAATTTGTAGGTTAGGTTGAGGAACGAAACCCAACCTACGAGACAATGGCGAAGGTATTGCAATCAGATAAAGGATTGAGTAGGTCGTCTACGCAATCGATAAATTCATCCCCTAAACCCGATTGTTGGCTTTCATACCAATCGTATGCATCGCTG
This window harbors:
- a CDS encoding GNAT family N-acetyltransferase, which translates into the protein MVQNQLIPGYRIRVGWAIERDRLVKFMHQTYAELFPGQDFSHLNQAIDLHFSQTTPLWWVEKAEDPEISDFLSSTPRAEPVGCLWMGRAVDQINGAQHSHIFLLYIIPEHRRQGLGSALMERAETYAKQAGEQQMSLQVFCDNQPAIALYDKLGFQSLSTWMVKRLS